The sequence AAATTCCATCAGTGAAAATATAGGTTTCATTGGTGGCTTTATTCTGAAATTTATAGGCTAACTCAGTAAAACTAACATTATCAGGAACTTTTATACTATCAACATATGGTATATAAAGTTGATAATATGTCTCAGTCTCTCTAAGTTTTATTTCCTTAGCAACAGATAAAAGAACTTGTTTTGCATTTATGGTAAATTGGTCTGCCTTCGTGCTGTATGCGTTTGAAATCCAATACCCCTGAACAAATACTATCCCTAATAAAGAGAGGCTCATGAGTGCTATGAGCAAGACGAATAGCTTTTTATTCATATATCAAAAGTAAGATTTTAACATTTAGCTAGTTGTCCATTTAACCAAATGTTAACAGAATGACGAAGACAACCGTAGTAAGGGTTCAGATTAATGAACGATGAATTGCTTCCACCCTCTTTCGAGTATCTTGAAGGTTTATGTTGTCAATAATTAGATCTGCCAGTTTTTGCTTTTTTTCATCGCTCCATTGGTTTTTCATTCGCTGTTCAATTTCAACGGATGAAGCATTATCTCTTTCCATAACACGACTAATTCGAACTTCTTTGGGAGCCGTTACTAAAATAACCAAGTCACAATTTTTGTAGCGGCCGTTTTCGAAGAGTATGGCAGCTTCCTTAATTACATAAGGAGATTTCTGTTTTGAAACCCACTTTTTAAAATGCGCGACAACTTTTGGATGGATTATAGCATTCACACTTGCCAAAAGCCCTTTGTCATTAAAAATTTTATCCGCAACAAACTTTCGGTTTAGTTCCTGGCCTACATAAGCATCTTCTCCTAGTAAATCAATTAGTTTACGCCTAATTACTTTTGACGAATTCGTTAGTTTTTTCGCTTCAATATCTGCTATGTAAATTGGAACACCTAAATCCTTAAACAGCTTCGCCACAGTGGTTTTTCCGCTGCCAATTCCGCCCGTAAGACCAATTATTTTCACTTGAATATTTTTTTTACGGTTGAAGTGTTATTTAAAGATAAAAAAATCAATCTTCTTTGGATCGAAGACTAGATTGCGAATCTTCTGAGGCTTTTTCTCTAGAAAGGGTAACATAAAGTTTTCATCCTTATTTCTTTGAGAATAATCACAAACCAATCTAAAATTTTCTTTGGAAATTTTGGTAAAGTCATTCACAGAAACATCAAAAGTAACAGTTACCGTTTGTGGCACTAGCTTAAGGTCCATATCTGGTGGCAAGTTGATAACTTCAACAGGCAGCGTAAATTGTCCTTGAGAAAATTCTGCTACCTCCATAGCTATCTTTACCTTTTCTGGCTTTATAGAAACAATTTCACCTCCAGGGCTTACAATCTTTGTAGTTACCGAAATATTCTTCTCAACATCTTTTAAAGAAATAATCTCTGTATTGATTGTATTTATATTCTTCAAACTTCCCGAAGGTCCGGAAATAGTAATAGAATCTGGTACAGCCTGAATACTGTCCAAAGGTTTAAATCCGTTCTTAAAAGTAATATGTGTCTTTGGAATAACGCGTACCTTCTTCAGAATAATGGGATCCAACTGAACATTCAACGCGTCTACTGAAAGATTTTTGATGCCCAAATTTCTGTTGAACTTGGAAGAAACCATCCGCAAAAGTTCGTTTTCTGAAATCTTGAAACCGTTCTTATCCTTAGAATAATATTTACCAACAGGAACCGTGATTGTAGGTTTTTTGAATTTATAAAAAAGAATCTCAAATCCGTTTGCCGTAAGATCGAAATTAATTTCACGTGTATTGTTCTCTGAAAGTGCTGTGGTTTCAGGGACATTTTCGTAATTAATCTTGGCAGTCATCGTAGAAGTAAACTCCCTACTAAACTTGGTTAGAACCCAAAAAATTGATGCTACCAAAAGAAAGAACAGAAAGCGGTTCACTTTCACATTCTTACTATTTTTAAAAAATCCCTTGGACATAGCGGTTTGTTTGATTTTCAATAAAATTAACTAAAAAATAAAGAGGGAAATTGTTTCTGTGGATCTTTCTTTAGAAGTTTTATGAAAATACTAGATTTCAAAAAAGCCATCCCATATCCAAAAAACTGAATAAAGACAGCTATTACGGAAAGGATTCCTATATAAACACTTTTATTTTTTATTGAAGAATCTATCAATATTAGCAATAGATATAAAAGTATCGGAATTAAAAATAAAGTTGAAATAAGAATAGAAAGCAGTATTGAACAGACTACAAAAAGCACAAATAGCGTTGGAAACCAAAATGTAATTTTTGCTGCGGAAGGATGCCATTTATTCAGAATTGGTCTAACTAAACCGAATTTTTTTACTTGTATATAAAACTTCTTCCACGAAATGCGTCTTTTATGATACACAAAAGCATCAGGAAGAAATGTGGTTTTGTATCCAGCCTTCAAAATACGTTGCGACAGATCTGGATCCTCCCCTGGATGAATTTTGGCATAACCACCAGTTTTTTCAAACGCTTCTTTTGAAATTCCCATATTGAAACTTCTCGGTTCAAAACGATTGATGCTGGTTTTACTCCCGCGAATTCCTCCAGTAGTAAAAAAAGAAGTCATAGTGTAGTTTATTGCTTTTTGTAAAGGCGAAAAACTTTTATGCGCCGCATCTGGACCACCAAAACAATGGTAAAATGTATTGTTTAAGAATGAATCCACAGTTTTTAAATAGTGCCTGGGTACTATACAATCTGAATCAAGAATAATAAAATAATTACCCTCAGCGTGTTCCATTCCAAAATTACGGGAAACTCCGGGACCTGAATTCTCTTTAAAATAGTATGAAATTGATAATTTATCTGAAAAATGATTTACAACTTTTTCAGCGGTTTCTGTGGAACCATCTTCTACCAAGACAATTTCAAAATCTTGGGTAAAATCTAAATTCGCAAAACTTTCCAAAAGTTCCATCACTTCTTGCGGACGGTTGAAGACAGGAATAATAAAGGAATAGATTCTTTGCATCGTGCAAAGTTAGCTAAATAAAAAAAGCCACCCACTTTCGTGGATGGCTTTTAATATTAATTATAAAAACTTAGTTTTTCAATACTCTAAAAGCAGCTGTTTGACCAGCAACAGTAACTTGCATAATGTAAGTTCCAGTTTTTAAGCTTGAAATATCAAGATCAGATGTAGTAGCTCCAATTTTTGAGCTCATTACATTTTGACCTAACATATTGTAGATAGCAACTGTATCTATGTTGTTAATAGATTTCAAAGAAAGAACACCAGATGTTGGGTTCGGAGCGTAAGAGAAACCTTCAAGTGCGTTTTCAGCGATACCTACAGCAAGGCTACCTTTGGCAGAAGACCAACCTACTTGGTCAGCACCTCCGTTGAAAAGACCTATTACTGTAGAAGATCCAGTTAAAACATCAACTCTTCTCCACTGAGACTGGAATGCCCCACTGTCAAAAGCTGAAAGATAAACGAAACCAGGGTCACCGTCAATCCAAGTACCTCCTTGTCCAAAGTTAGCGTCAAATCCTAGTGGGCCAATTGGAGAGGCAGTACCACTTGCTAAATCAACATAGTAAAAGTTATCATCTGCAATATCGTGGCTATAGCCATCACCATTAGCATCAATCATTAAAGAGATTCCTCCGGCCATACCTGTCAATCCTATAGTAGTAGCTGTAAGAGCACCAATATCTATAGTTGATAAAGTAGTAGCAGTTAAAGCACCATTAACTGAAATAGCATACAATGTTCCAGAGATAGGATCAAACTCTGCACCCGACCATTGATTTCCTCCAGGAGCCAAGATAGTTCCAAGGTTGGTATAAACGCCTGTAGTAAGATCTACACTGTAGAAAAGTCCGCCACTGTCTAAAACATAAGCAGTAGTATCATCATTAGGATCAACTGCACCAGCATTTTCGAAAACCGGTGCTGGAGAAGTCCCTAATGTTGTAAATGCAGCAGGATCTGCTGGATCAAAAGTAATTATGCTTGAAGTAGTGTTGTTAGCTCCAAAGCAAACTGCAGGACCACTACCACCGCCACCAATTGGATCAGTTCCGAAAGCTAAATTACCAAATAACTCGCCTGCATCTGCTTCGGCCTGTATTTCAATTTTTCCAATTGCATCGTCAGATATCAATCCTATAAAATTTTCTGTATTTGCAGTATTTGAAACGGTAAAGGTATCCATTAAAGTACCGCCCATATCGTAAACGCGAATGTCGGCATTACCTACACTATCAACAAACAAATCCATTCCAACAGCGTATGCGCCATCAGGAGAAAAGTTAAGAACGGTTGTATCTGCAAAGGTATTTGCTCCAACTAGCGTAGAAGTATTACCAATTGCACCTGCTCCAATATATATAGTGTCACCTCCCGATGATGCGGTTATACTAAAGCCATCTTCAAGTTCGCCTGCAGCAAAACAGCCGTCGCCTCCACTACTCATTACAGGGCCACATGCTAGAATAGAACCAGCTCCTGGTCCACCTGAAAAATCTTCATTAACCAATGTTCCTGTGTAAGCACCTTCAAAAGTAGGACGATCGGTATACGCTATAATAGCCATAACACCTCTATTACTCTCAACATCTGAAGCTACTTTATAATTCAATTGTATAGCTTGCGTGTTTCCAGTTAAAATAAAATCTCCAAAACCTGATCCATTCACGTTCTTAGCATATTTTACAGTAGCTGAAGTTGGAGCATTTTTATTTAAGTTAAAATAATTATGCAAGGTCTGTTGTTCCTGCTTAGTAAAATAAGCAGACAAATCTCCCGCATTAGTACCTATTTGTGATAATCTGTTCAATAAATCATCAACAGTAGAGGAGGATTGAACATTTTGAGCTGCAACCATTCCCGAAAGACCGATTAAGCAAACTAATAACAATGTAATTTTTTTCATAATAAAAATTGTTTTAAAGGTTAAAATCTTTTAATCATTGAATGTAAAGGTATTCAAAAATAATTAACTTCAAAAAAGATTATTAAAAAAAAGCCACCCACTTTCGTGGATGGCTTTTAATATTAATTATAAAAACTTAGTTTTTCAATACTCTAAAAGCAGCTGTTTGACCACCAACAGTAACTTGCATAATGTAAGTTCCAGTTTTTAAGCTTGAAATATCAAGATCAGATGTAGTAGCTCCAATTTTTGAGCTCATTACATTTTGACCTAACATATTGTAGATAGCAACTGTATCTATGTTGTTAATAGATTTCAAAGAAAGAACACCAGATGTTGGGTTCGGAGCGTAAGAGAAACCTTCAAGTGCGTTTTCAGCGATACCTACAGCAAGGCTACCTTTGGCAGAAGACCAACCTACTTGGTCAGCACCTCCGTTGAAAAGACCTATTACTGTAGAAGATCCAGTTAAAACATCAACTCTTCTCCACTGAGACTGGAATGAACCGCTGTCAAAAGCTGAAAGATAAACGAAACCTGGATCACCGTCAATGAAAGTTCCACCCTGACCAAAGTTAGCATCAAATCCTAGTGGGCCAATTGGAGAGGCAGTACCACTTGCTAAATCAACATAGTAAAAGTTATCATCTGCAATATCGTGGCTATAGCCATCACCATTAGCATCAATCATTAAAGAGATTCCTCCTGCCATACCTGTCAATCCTATAGTAGTAGCTGTAAGAGCACCAATATCTATAGTTGATAAAGTAGTAGCAGTTAAAGCACCATTAACTGAAATAGCATACAATGTTCCAGAGATAGGATCAAACTCTGCACCCGACCATTGATTTCCTCCAGGAGCCAAGATAGTTCCAAGGTTGGTATAAACGCCTGTAGTAAGATCTACACTGTAGAAAAGTCCGCCACTGTCTAAAACATAAGCAGTAGTATCATCATTAGGATCAACTGCACCAGCATTTTCGAAAACCGGTGCAGGAGATGTACCTAAAGTTGTAAATGCAGCAGGATCTGCTGGATCAAAAGTAATTAAGCTTGAAGTAGTGTTGTTAGCTCCAAAAGCTACAGCTGGATCACCAGGACCGCCACCAACAATGTCACCGAACAATACGAATGGCATTCCTTGAGGAGTACCAGAACCAGTATCGATAGCTGGGTTATAAAGACCTGAAGCACCGGTGTATTGTAATGCATTTCCAGTTGTAGCAGTTCCAGTAATTACGATTGGTGGAGCCCAAGGGCCAGAAGCACCAGAACCTTCAAAAGTATATTCTATCCAATAAGTACCAGCTGTCAATGAAAGACCAGTAGTATTGGCAGTAGCTGTTTGAATTTTTCTAGATGTATCGCCAGGAGCGCTTTCCAATTGTCTTAAAGCACCTGAATCAGCAACATTATCTAAAACATTAGTAACAAGGTCTCCCCAAATTACGCTAGCACCGCCACCGCTTGGATCACCATCCCAAACTTGCACATATAATGCAGTTATTGAAGGAGGGGTTGCTCCTGTTTGGTAAGCATATACATCCACAGAGGTAATGTCATAATCAGCAGTAAGTGTAAAATCATCAGCCATACGGTTGTCAGCAGTGAATTGAGCTCCAAATCC comes from Aequorivita sublithincola DSM 14238 and encodes:
- a CDS encoding T9SS type A sorting domain-containing protein, which codes for MKKITLLLVCLIGLSGMVAAQNVQSSSTVDDLLNRLSQIGTNAGDLSAYFTKQEQQTLHNYFNLNKNAPTSATVKYAKNVNGSGFGDFILTGNTQAIQLNYKVASDVESNRGVMAIIAYTDRPTFEGAYTGTLVNEDFSGGPGAGSILACGPVMSSGGDGCFAAGELEDGFSITASSGGDTIYIGAGAIGNTSTLVGANTFADTTVLNFSPDGAYAVGMDLFVDSVGNADIRVYDMGGTLMDTFTVSNTANTENFIGLISDDAIGKIEIQAEADAGELFGNLAFGTDPIGGGGSGPAVCFGANNTTSSIITFDPADPAAFTTLGTSPAPVFENAGAVDPNDDTTAYVLDSGGLFYSVDLTTGVYTNLGTILAPGGNQWSGAEFDPISGTLYAISVNGALTATTLSTIDIGALTATTIGLTGMAGGISLMIDANGDGYSHDIADDNFYYVDLASGTASPIGPLGFDANFGQGGTWIDGDPGFVYLSAFDSGAFQSQWRRVDVLTGSSTVIGLFNGGADQVGWSSAKGSLAVGIAENALEGFSYAPNPTSGVLSLKSINNIDTVAIYNMLGQNVMSSKIGATTSDLDISSLKTGTYIMQVTVAGQTAAFRVLKN
- a CDS encoding CdaR family protein translates to MSKGFFKNSKNVKVNRFLFFLLVASIFWVLTKFSREFTSTMTAKINYENVPETTALSENNTREINFDLTANGFEILFYKFKKPTITVPVGKYYSKDKNGFKISENELLRMVSSKFNRNLGIKNLSVDALNVQLDPIILKKVRVIPKTHITFKNGFKPLDSIQAVPDSITISGPSGSLKNINTINTEIISLKDVEKNISVTTKIVSPGGEIVSIKPEKVKIAMEVAEFSQGQFTLPVEVINLPPDMDLKLVPQTVTVTFDVSVNDFTKISKENFRLVCDYSQRNKDENFMLPFLEKKPQKIRNLVFDPKKIDFFIFK
- a CDS encoding T9SS type A sorting domain-containing protein codes for the protein MRKITLLLACFIGFSGVMTAQNAQTSSDVDGLLNRLSQIGTNAGDVSAYFTSEEQATLRSYFVSNQTVVLPAAYYNANLANVVGETTGVSSNSEISLDLNAKVPFTGTYYYRSPNALVYDNGPYFNIPGPPPVSQLQDASLLMSLYGFGAQFTADNRMADDFTLTADYDITSVDVYAYQTGATPPSITALYVQVWDGDPSGGGASVIWGDLVTNVLDNVADSGALRQLESAPGDTSRKIQTATANTTGLSLTAGTYWIEYTFEGSGASGPWAPPIVITGTATTGNALQYTGASGLYNPAIDTGSGTPQGMPFVLFGDIVGGGPGDPAVAFGANNTTSSLITFDPADPAAFTTLGTSPAPVFENAGAVDPNDDTTAYVLDSGGLFYSVDLTTGVYTNLGTILAPGGNQWSGAEFDPISGTLYAISVNGALTATTLSTIDIGALTATTIGLTGMAGGISLMIDANGDGYSHDIADDNFYYVDLASGTASPIGPLGFDANFGQGGTFIDGDPGFVYLSAFDSGSFQSQWRRVDVLTGSSTVIGLFNGGADQVGWSSAKGSLAVGIAENALEGFSYAPNPTSGVLSLKSINNIDTVAIYNMLGQNVMSSKIGATTSDLDISSLKTGTYIMQVTVGGQTAAFRVLKN
- the coaE gene encoding dephospho-CoA kinase (Dephospho-CoA kinase (CoaE) performs the final step in coenzyme A biosynthesis.) is translated as MKIIGLTGGIGSGKTTVAKLFKDLGVPIYIADIEAKKLTNSSKVIRRKLIDLLGEDAYVGQELNRKFVADKIFNDKGLLASVNAIIHPKVVAHFKKWVSKQKSPYVIKEAAILFENGRYKNCDLVILVTAPKEVRISRVMERDNASSVEIEQRMKNQWSDEKKQKLADLIIDNINLQDTRKRVEAIHRSLI
- a CDS encoding glycosyltransferase; translation: MQRIYSFIIPVFNRPQEVMELLESFANLDFTQDFEIVLVEDGSTETAEKVVNHFSDKLSISYYFKENSGPGVSRNFGMEHAEGNYFIILDSDCIVPRHYLKTVDSFLNNTFYHCFGGPDAAHKSFSPLQKAINYTMTSFFTTGGIRGSKTSINRFEPRSFNMGISKEAFEKTGGYAKIHPGEDPDLSQRILKAGYKTTFLPDAFVYHKRRISWKKFYIQVKKFGLVRPILNKWHPSAAKITFWFPTLFVLFVVCSILLSILISTLFLIPILLYLLLILIDSSIKNKSVYIGILSVIAVFIQFFGYGMAFLKSSIFIKLLKKDPQKQFPSLFFS